The genomic interval AGAGAGTACTTGGAACTGTTCGTGAGATAGAGGAGGTTAAGGGAGCTATAAAAGCTTATGAAGAGATAGAAAACTATAACCCTACCGAGATACAAGACCTATTAAAAGCACACCGTTTAATGATGGGTGGCATACTTGAAAATGCAGGCTCTTTTCGTAAAGGTAATGTGGGGATTTATGGTAAAGAGGGAGTAAGTCACATAGCACCGCCGGCATATAGAGTCGATGAGCTTATGCAAAATCTTTTTACTTGGCTTTCAAAAACAGAAGAGCATCCTCTTATATCTAGTTCAGTATTTCATTATGAGTTTGAGTTTATTCACCCTTTTAGTGATGGTAATGGTCGTATTGGCAGACTTTGGCAAAGTGTAATATTAGGAAATTATAGAGAAATATTTTTTTATATACCTATTGAGAGCATTGTAAGAGAGCATCAGCAAAGCTATTATAAAGCACTTGAAGAGTCAGGAAGTGCGGGTGAGAGTACGCCATT from Hydrogenimonas thermophila carries:
- a CDS encoding Fic family protein, which encodes MKSSYTPPYTITSKMVWLTNEITEMITKVSAIKKEKSAPILRKKNRIRSITGSLQIEGNTLNLEEVTALIEGKRVLGTVREIEEVKGAIKAYEEIENYNPTEIQDLLKAHRLMMGGILENAGSFRKGNVGIYGKEGVSHIAPPAYRVDELMQNLFTWLSKTEEHPLISSSVFHYEFEFIHPFSDGNGRIGRLWQSVILGNYREIFFYIPIESIVREHQQSYYKALEESGSAGESTPFIEFMLESVHLSVKEFLKEYQKSSQKSNLKSDQKILNLIKQDNRISIKELALRLNMSESGIKKVLSKLKSMGTIERVGSPKGGYWKIKGE